The DNA segment TTACTGAAACGTATTTCCGCTTTTGAGTTTGATGTAAAAATCACAACACAagggtttggaatggcatgagggtaagtaaataatgacacagTTTCATTTTGCGTGAATTATTTCACATAAATTATGAATGAATTCTTTAAAAACATCTATTTTCATCTGAGCGCAGCTGAAATTGAATGTGTTTCCACAGCTGGAGTTGATTGTGAATCAGGGTAAACTGGATCTCATCATGCACCCTGTGGTGCTCAAACTCATCACTGTCAAATGGAACTTGTATGGCAGGTAAACCGAAATCAAAGTCCTATTAAAATAAAGATACAACAAGAAAAACTATCAGAAATAAATATCAGACTTGAACATGTTTCTCTACAGAATGGGTGCCTGGATACTCTTACTCCTCAACTTCCTATTTATTGTGTCCTGGACGACAGTCGCCAtatctgtgtctggaagtcatGAGGAAGGAGATCGCTATGTTCTCCCTCAGGTAAGACCATTAGTGGAAGTATCTGTACCTGtattattttcaatgtttttactTTGCTCCACAACGTGTGCCCTCCTGATGTTGTAAAGAGTGAAATACCGTCTGACTTCATCTGTTTGCATATGATCAATGAAACACATTTGCTCTTTGTAGGACTGGTGGCGTGTGTTGTTGGTGGTTTTGGCACTGGTGTTGACGGTGACTGAGGTGTACAGGGAAGTGATGGAGATTGTGCGGTCACACAGAAAACTCAAGCACTGGCAGCGCTGGGCTGTGCAGAAAGTCAATGAGGATCTGAGCTGCTCTCACCCAATGTGGCCTGAGGTGACACACCGAGCCCATTCATATACACAACAGAGACAATAATGTCATCTgatcattatattttaaatgtatttattcatgcattctgtgcttttttgtatttgtgttttcatattttaaagggTTGTCTGagatttaaattaagttaagcTCTATCAAAAGCATTGTAGCTATTTCAAATGAATTAGAAAAGACAATAAGGAAactttcatatactgtatatcgtgTACTTCTGTGTAAAACCAAAActtttttaacttaaatttgtttttacatacTAAATAATTAGTCAAAATTAGTCCAAAATACTGTTAATATATCCTTACATCTATTCAACCAAGAACATCCTTTTAAACTtaaatgtgatttattatgttgtTTCTTATAGACAAATGATAATACAATAAACAACTGTTTAAACAAAAATCATTACCAATTCATGTGTTTTGGCTTACAGGAACGCATTTACCTAGAAGGACAAATTAAGTTCATCCGAAACCTGAAAGGAACCTACTCTCAGGACCCATGGTAATTCaatccaaaattattttttcataccacttttcacaattttgcatcaTTGCAAAGCTTTGCATAAAATCCATTTTAGCAACAGAGACATAAGAAAAAACAGTGTAgacatatgaaaaataaatgataaaaaaggaaaattatgaaatacaTGCCATTAAGATACTGTACATGGATTTattgctataaaataaaaataatataacaataattaattatttgtataacataaaaataattttctaaaAGATTGTTATATGGATATTACATGCATAGGGACAATTATAAAATGATATGTCTTATATGGTCACATATGAGTGAATGTGAAAACGGGCATATTCATATGCCAAGTGtccaaaataatatatttatagacggtgtcagcagcaacaacataaacaagcgttatatggcccaaacttaacttcgcaataactgttgagtagttttaattttattgaaTACAGTGAATATACAATACAACATTAACGTCcattgaaaccatctatactcATATTAAGCAGAAGTACAATGTAAAAGAATGTTCttattgtttattcatgttaatGTCCCATGCAGGAATATCTTTGACTGGCTTGTGTACGTGCTGTTACTTTCAGTCCTGGGCATCCACTTTGCAGATGTATTTCTGATGTCCAACTCGCTTCGACAGAACAGTCTTCGGCTGTTTGCAGTGTCCATTATTTTCCTTTGGTTGCGGCTGATGAAGCAGGTCCGAGCCTTTAGGTAACAAACAAGTTCGTTCATTTCATTTGTAGGGACACCTGGCCAATAGCAGTTACCATAGATACATGCGATGCAAAGCAGTGACCCCAGGTATAATGACAACACCTCATAAATCTCCTGGCTGACACGCCACATATACCCCAGAATGCTTGGAGTCAAACGGTACCACCTGGTCAGTGGTCCAGAAAACAATGCTCCCGTGTCTCTGGTTTCATAGTGACACCGCATGTGGCCTCGTTTTGTAAACTAAGTTACCATGGTAACACACGGTAAATGTTACGATAACCAACAACAGGGGTCGTGCTCAACCCCATTCGAATGATGCTGGTGTACATATGGAGAGCAAAAGTTAATGGCCACTTTTTCAAAGGCCTTGGTTCTTTAAGAAATCCCAatctgaaaaatgttttgacaaatgtacattttatgttATCAGTTTATctctcatatacagtatatcatgacAATCACATGATTCAGATTCATTTGTACTGTAGGGCTATGGGTCCCTTCATCGTCATGTTAGGAAAGATTGCAGGAGATGTGCTGCGATTCCTCTTTCTGTATATAGAGATCTACATCCCATATGCTTGTGCTTTCTGGATCATATTTGGAGGTATTGGGACAAAGAAGTCGTCATTTTGTAATTGAGGACATGAGACATAAACCTTAATTTATTGCTCTCAGGCTTATCTAAGGTGCCGAGCATGGAGACGGTTCCTCAGCTTCTCTACAGCCTGTATCGCATCACTCTGGTGGATGAATATGAGTTTGATGCCATGTTGGGTGTAGACGCAATAATGGCTTACCTACTGTGCGGATCATTTCTGGCCCTGTCGGCTATTCTGTGCGTCAATCTGCTGATTGCTCTCCTTTCTGACACCTTTCAAAGGTATAAATTACAGAAACAAATATATCTCACCTTAAAAGACAATTCAATATTAGTTATTATATAACAATGTATAATGGAATTTCGTATTCTTTTAATTATGCTATCTCGGATGCTTTTATGTGTAGGGTGTATGACAACGCATTGGCCAATGCCGTGATGCAACAAGCAGCTATCATATTGCAGATAGAGGAATCCATGCCTTGTCTGAGGCGTTGCTATGACAACGAGTACATCCACCGCCATTGTGCACCGCTCGGAGAATACTACGACGATGATGTCACCACTGACCCAGATCACCATGCTGACATGAAGAACCTTACAGAACAGATCAAGGTGTCTACGGTTATAGGATATTCCTCATCTCTTTCTAAATTTGAACAGCAGTGTTGCATAGAATAACCAAACGCTCTGCATACTTTGCAGGATACACTAGCTGAATATCTGAACATCCAAAAAAAGACAATAGCTCCTCAGTTAGCCTCTGAAGATGCCAGAGAAGCAACAAGGTTAGTTGGCAAAGGTCTTGGAACCCCAGGCATCTGCCTCTTAGATCAGTGTTTTCATGATGTATTTGTGTCTgatttctcctattctcctcaaTTTTCTTGAATCTATTTAATACGTATGTGAGCGTCTGAAGAACACTTTCTTACAGAGGGAGAGGAGCCACACCTCTAGAGGAGGAAGAACACCTTAAAACTCTTCACAGACTTGAGAAGGAGCAGCAGAAGCACAGGCAGGACCTGAGCGAGCTGAAGTCTGACGTGAAGGAGCTTCACAGTTTGTTGCTTCAGCTGATACAGAACCAGTCAAAGTCATGTAAGAGACTGATGTACATACAGCGttgtttaaacattaaacatctgGAAAGAAAGGCTAGATCTCCTTGTTTCCAATAAAGCacacaacatgatttttaaaaccttCTTTTTGAGTTCTGTGCAAACTTCGATTCCAGCAGACTGCAAAAAAACCTCTAAATAAAAGCACTTATTAATAGAACGTACAATCGGTTGTAAGGGCATTTTGGTCGACATGTAGGTATTTTTTATCTGTAGTTACGTGAAGGTTTAAGTGATGTGATTGGTGTTTTCGCAGCTCCTGGTGATGACACGCAGCCTGCAGTTGACACTAGAAAAACCTCTGAAATTGGAACTACAGATGTCAATAATGAATCTGGGCCATATTAGGAGCAAGCCCCACAAAATGATTCTACGTGACTTAATGTTGATTGTTGTGCACATGTggcaacacaaacaacacaaatcCGAGTGTTCTGACAATGCCAAAGCTGTCATGTAGCATTTTgtttacagaaaacaaattcTTAAACAAGTTTACAACTATTATAATTTAATAAGTGTAGATAACTActatttttgttatatatatgtatttttgtcAAGTTATGTATAATGAAATATTGGGGATTATAATTTTGGTCGTTGCCTTACCCGAAGTTATTTATGACTCCAAAGTTGTTTTGActaattttataaataatttacctTTTTGTTTCATGGAGAAACAAAAGATCAATTTAACCTGAGTTAACGTGCCTCAAAAACTAGTCTGTAAATTATTAAGATTTTGTTGAAACGCCTGTatggtgtttttttgttgttgttgcaaaGTTGATTGAAATCTGGgctattttattgcatttaccTTACACTGCATATTAGTATTGTTGTAAACATCGCTAGCactttataattatatattttttatattttaaacatacaCATCATGTATGATAAAAAACTTGACAATGTATGTGTACAGATGCTTTGTCATTATTGGATGTAAAATAATCTTGCCAAAGTACTTAAAATCAGCGTAATCTCTTCATACACAAGCAATAAACGTTTTGCAACACCACACATGCTCTGGTCAAGCACATGTGAGAGGAGAGTGGGCTGTCACCTTGACAAAGGCAGGGACACTTTTCCATTAGTCAGCGGAAAAGTTCCCCCCAGTTCCCTGACGGATGTGGGGCGAGCGCCTGATTTCCGCTTCCGTCTCTGCTGTTGGCCACTGAAGTAAAGATGGCGGCGGCCGAGAATGATCGTGAAGTACCGTCCGTTCTGTGTAGCGAATTCCTCAATTTCTCCGCAAAGGACACAGCTGCGGTAGGCGACAGCTTTATAAACGCTATCGAAAGTGTCTCTTCTGTTGAACCGTGTACCGTCGGTGGCGATTTATTATGCGGGCGCTGtgaattttgtgtttttctcacTCCTCAGCTCGGGTTGTTTTGCTCAGTTTTGTCTTGCTAACGCGCTAGCAGCTAGCCAGTGAGATGGTAATACCTCAAGCTCCGTAACACACACCTGACACTCGATTTGcatacttgttttaaaatataactcCGAGATTCATTCAAGCGTAATTTATTGTGTAGTTTTTCCGCTTTAGAGTGTCAACGAAAATGCTTTAaatagatttgtttgtttttcagttgtttttacCGCAGGCTTCTCAAAAACAACACTGTCTGCTTTGTTCATCTTTGTGTAGTTTATGCAGGTGTTTGTTCGTGTATTGATGAAGTAATTTGGACAGCTCATTTGGCAGTCAATATAAATCGATTCTGTCAAGCAGAATTGTATATAATCGGGTAATTGTGTAATAAAATCACACTCGGAAGTGTGTCCTGCTGTAAAAGCATCCATGTGAACTGTATTTCTGGTTTATCCGGCTGAATAATATCAGTTCACTGTGGTATTGCTATTGTTGCTTGTTATTATTAAAACGTTACTTGGCTGGGGTTTCcagacataaaatatatattctagctttgtatatgtttttttttatcttggcAGCTTGGTTTGTGTTGGCTTACCAATATTAAATACAtgcaaatttaataaaaatggtttgtttttatCAATGTAGCCTAGATGTTGGTTATTTGAAAACCACAGTCAAGACCTAAATCTGTGTGGTTTATATGGTCTGGCTGTAAATGATCTGTTAGACAGGCAAACTAAACTGCACGTGCAATATAACCTGGATCCTTTTTAAGTTTTGGTCAATAAATGCggtcagatttttttaaactataacTATATGCTTTATCACAAAATCCAGGTTAGTGGGTCACTATAGAGATGTACTATATGCACTATAGAAACAAAGAGTGCCAACTTCCACCTGTTTTTCCTTTAGCGCAATGTGTTACTTAAAAATTTTAAAATATAGTGTTATGAAATTGGTTTATACCTGCTTATTGACCTAAGCTAGgccatgtaaaaaataaatttctaGAAAGAAAAGCTCCTCTTACACAATTCCCTTTTATTGTTTGTGATGTTTGCAGTGCATGATTTCCTTTAAAAGCTTAAGAAAGCATAAATATATACAGCCAAATaccttttacttttttttaaacaaaaataaattctctattaaataatattgtaaTTGCCCTATTTCCTTTATACAGTGCCTAATTTTATACAACAAATGTCTCTTTGTGAGAGATTTTctaagacatttattaaccctgTATAAACACAGTGGCTTAATGGCTTGTCTCCTTTAATCCAGTTTTACAATTAAAAGTCTCTTGAGTGATTGATAAACCAGTTTGGAAGTTTGGAGGTACAGACCTGCTGGCTCAGTGAGGTTCTGTGTCATTACAGCATCAGCCAGTGCATTGTGCTTCCTGTTTTTCCAGATCATTCCACTCCAGGAATCATTTTTAGGGACAGGAATCTAATACACCTCCCCCGGGGAGTTCATATTGCTCACAGCCCTgaaattaaactgaaaaaagTGAACTGCTTTGAATGATGCAGGAGgttgtaaataaatgaacgttcatattaaaaattaaaagagttaataaggattttttgaGAAGTATTGTATAACTGTACAATTTTATGAcataaatgtgtaaactgaCATGAATAttcagtttttctttatttacatttacagtgcAAATATACAGTGCATAATGTGAAGTCAACACAagtttaatgaagttttagttgTTTACAGTTGCCTGCCAAGTAAAAATATGATTGGCAACTTGCAGA comes from the Triplophysa rosa linkage group LG9, Trosa_1v2, whole genome shotgun sequence genome and includes:
- the si:ch73-193i2.2 gene encoding transient receptor potential cation channel subfamily A member 1, yielding MKRFQDGPHGHENLGIELTDGVSSQSVRSIIGSPASVASVRDVGWSVAHLAFYARGRWKHVTRKCVRKKPTEESTNNKYKGLALDEDAVDGRNNKNQLDKRLLDHFRALATSNKDTDEVDLQFLNDVLTHGANPNTTDKYGQTALHEISRAWNVDVMRFFLDRGADFQRADGFGVTPLHVAAALDYEEMTQFLLERGGVLMSRTQKGKHTPLHFAAKNDAVGSVGLLLQNGADIAVQDYKGRTPLQLAANFDRSEAARLLLGFGADAGVQDSEGQLCITAMIAKMSPVADLAMSQFHVKDQMTRKQFYYLHLIEPQTVNKDDTKASDPSSPLELIVNQGKLDLIMHPVVLKLITVKWNLYGRMGAWILLLLNFLFIVSWTTVAISVSGSHEEGDRYVLPQDWWRVLLVVLALVLTVTEVYREVMEIVRSHRKLKHWQRWAVQKVNEDLSCSHPMWPEERIYLEGQIKFIRNLKGTYSQDPWNIFDWLVYVLLLSVLGIHFADVFLMSNSLRQNSLRLFAVSIIFLWLRLMKQVRAFRAMGPFIVMLGKIAGDVLRFLFLYIEIYIPYACAFWIIFGGLSKVPSMETVPQLLYSLYRITLVDEYEFDAMLGVDAIMAYLLCGSFLALSAILCVNLLIALLSDTFQRVYDNALANAVMQQAAIILQIEESMPCLRRCYDNEYIHRHCAPLGEYYDDDVTTDPDHHADMKNLTEQIKDTLAEYLNIQKKTIAPQLASEDAREATRGRGATPLEEEEHLKTLHRLEKEQQKHRQDLSELKSDVKELHSLLLQLIQNQSKSSPGDDTQPAVDTRKTSEIGTTDVNNESGPY